From one Chanodichthys erythropterus isolate Z2021 chromosome 3, ASM2448905v1, whole genome shotgun sequence genomic stretch:
- the dnmt1 gene encoding DNA (cytosine-5)-methyltransferase 1 isoform X2, producing MSTVADCLLESSHVLRLQVLDEGGDSLSDEECVKEKLRLLQEFLLTDTQDQLKILEDKLKSSELSTEVYTSEVKTILKKALGVVKVDDGVEQNGHSNGFSENGSHKDDGEQEGAMDTQEDGDAIKSPSAPKGRGGRRSKADSEPKKSPASTRVTRNSGKQPTILSMFSRVPKRKSDELNGEATNGDAELKTEEDITEEVREEKRLKTEAEKPDTENATNGKIKPVSTAKTPPPKCADCRQYLDDSDLKFFQGDPDDALDEPEMLTDERLSLFDANEDGFESYEDLPQHKITNFSVYDKHGHLCPFDSGLIEKNVELYFSCAVKPIYDDNPCMDGGVPAKKLGPINAWWITGFDGGEKALIGFTTAFADYILMDPSDEYSLIFALMQEKIYMSKIVVEFLQKNQDATYEDLLNKIETTVPPAGLNFNRFTEDTLLRHAQFVVEQVESYDEAGDSDEQPIIVTPCMRDLIKLAGVTLGKRRAARRQAIRHPTKIEKDSKGPTKATTTKLVYQIFDTFFSDQIDQNNKDGGGVKRHRCGVCEVCQAPDCGKCSACKDMIKFGGSGRSKQACQKRRCPNLAVKEAEDDENMDEEEVLPLLKETKKMSQAKKKKQTKNKISWVGEPIKTVGRKEYYMKVRVENEVVEVGDCVSVSPDDPSHPLYLARITALWEDGEKMFHAHWFCRGTDTVLGESSDPLELFLVDECEDMQLSFVSGKVNVLYKAPSENWFMEGGMIDDIKVIEDDGKSFFYQLWYEGDFARFETPPNVTPSEDCKYKFCASCTRIKEREAQDVPHAYEPLEDEESDSKVFYGLASLKGEQYKVGDSVYLPPEAFNFAVKAASPVKRSHRKDDVDEDLYPEYYRKSSDYIKGSNLDAPEPFRIGRIKEIFCSKRSNGKPDTTEIKLRLYKFYRPENTHKGPKGAYHSDINEVYWSDEEVTVNMAEVLGRCRVEYAEDLVENVQDYSSRGPDRFYFREAYNARSKGFEDPPNHARSATHKGKGKGKGKGKGKGKSASQESPDQEPQEPTVPKLRTLDVFSGCGGLSEGFHQAGISETHWAIEMWDPAAQAFRLNNPGTTVFTEDCNVLLKLVMSGEKTNSLGQKLPQKGDVEMLCGGPPCQGFSGMNRFNSRTYSKFKNSLVVSYLSYCDYYRPKFFLLENVRNFVSFKRSMVLKLTLRCLVRMGYQCTFGVLQAGQYGVAQTRRRAIILAAAPGEKLPRYPEPLHVFAPRACSLSVVVDEKKFVSNVTRGNGGVYRTITVRDTMSDLPEIRNGAAALEISYNGEPQSWFQRHIRGSQYQPILRDHICKDMSALVAARMRHIPLAPGSDWRDLPNIEVRLRDGTTTKKLRYSHSDKKNGRSGTGALRGVCSCAEGKPCDPADRQFNTLIPWCLPHTGNRHNHWAGLYGRLEWDGFFSTTVTNPEPMGKQGRVLHPEQHRVVSVRECARSQGFPDTYRFFGNILDKHRQVGNAVPPPLSKAIGLEIKRCVQERMRENATEPVKQEKMEVCD from the exons ATGAGCACCGTCGCTGATTGTTTACTCGAGTCATCCCATGTGTTGAG GCTTCAGGTGTTGGATGAAGGTGGAGACAGTTTGTCAGATGAG GAATGTGTAAAGGAAAAGCTCAGGTTACTGCAGGAGTTCCTGCTCACCGATACTCAGGACCAGCTCAAAATCCTTGAGGACAAGTTAAAGAGCTCTGAGCTTTCCACT GAGGTTTACACATCAGAGGTGAAGACCATACTGAAGAAAGCTTTGGGAGTTGTCAAGGTGGATGATGGTGTGGAGCAGAATGGACATTCAAACGGCTTCTCTGAAAACGGATCACACAAAGACGATGGCGAGCAGGAGGGAGCCATGGATACTCAGGAGGATGGAGATGCTATAAAGTCTCCCAGCGCCCCGAAGGGAAGGGGTGGCCGCCGCAGTAAAGCAGACTCTGAGCCCAAGA AATCTCCAGCCAGTACCAGGGTTACACGCAACTCTGGGAAACAGCCAACCATCCTGTCAATGTTCTCTAGAGT CCCAAAACGCAAGTCTGATGAGTTGAATGGAGAAGCCACAAATGGTGATGCAGAACTTAAGACTGAGGAAGATATTACAGAGGAG GTCCGTGAAGAGAAACGCCTTAAAACAGAAGCAGAGAA GCCTGACACTGAGAATGCCACTAATGGCAAAATCAAGCCTGTGTCCACAGCCAAG ACCCCTCCACCAAAATGTGCCGACTGCAGACAGTATCTGGATGATTCAGACCTAAAGTTCTTCCAGGGAGATCCTGATGATGCT TTGGATGAACCAGAAATGTTGACCGATGAGCGTCTTTCCCTCTTTGATGCAAATGAGGATGGGTTTGAAAGCTATGAAGATCTCCCTCAGCACAAGATCACAAACTTCAG CGTGTATGACAAGCATGGACACCTGTGTCCATTTGACTCTGGCCTCATTGAGAAAAACGTGGAACTGTACTTCAGTTGTGCTGTTAAGCCCATCTACGATGACAACCCATGCATGGATG GTGGGGTTCCTGCCAAGAAGCTTGGTCCCATCAATGCTTGGTGGATCACTGGTTTTGATGGAGGAGAGAAGGCTTTAATTGGCTTCACAACag CATTTGCTGACTACATTCTAATGGACCCCAGTGATGAGTACTCGCTCATTTTTGCTCTGATGCAGGAGAAGATCTACATGAGCAAGATTGTGGTTGAGTTTCTCCAGAAGAACCAGGATGCCACATATGAAGATCTGCTTAACAAAATTGAG ACTACTGTTCCACCTGCTGGGCTCAACTTCAACCGCTTCACTGAGGACACGCTGCTGCGCCATGCCCAGTTTGTGGTGGAGCAGGTGGAGAGCTATGATGAGGCTGGAGACTCAGATGAGCAGCCCATCATTGTCACTCCCTGTATGCGAGATTTGATCAAGCTGGCTGGTGTTACTTTGGGAAAGAG gaGAGCAGCCAGAAGGCAAGCCATTCGTCATCCCACCAAGATTGAGAAGGACAGCAAGGGGCCGACTAAGGCCACCACAACTAAACTAGTTTACCAGATCTTCGACACATTTTTCTCAGATCAAATTGACCAGAACAATAAGGATGGAGGTGGTGTGAAGAGACATCGGTGTGGTGTCTGTGAG GTGTGTCAAGCGCCAGATTGTGGCAAGTGTTCGGCATGTAAGGATATGATCAAGTTTGGCGGCAGTGGCAGAAGTAAACAGGCCTGTCAGAAGAGGAG ATGTCCCAACCTGGCAGTGAAAGAAGCTGAGGATGATGAGAATATGGATGAGGAGGAAGTGTTGCCACTTCTTAAAGAGACAAAGAAAATGTCTCAGGCCAAGAAAAAGAAACAGACCAAGAATAAGATCAGCTGGGTGGGAGAGCCCATTAAG ACTGTGGGAAGGAAAGAATACTACATGAAAGTGCGTGTGGAGAATGAAGTGGTGGAAGTGGGAGATTGCGTGTCTGTCAGCCCTGATGACCCATCACACCCCCTTTACTTGGCCAG GATTACGGCATTGTGGGAGGATGGTGAGAAGATGTTTCACGCCCACTGGTTCTGCCGTGGCACTGATACTGTGCTTGGAGAGTCATCTGACCCTCTTGAGCTCTTCCTTGTGGATGAGTGTGAAGACATGCAGCTTAGTTTTGTCAGTGGCAAGGTCAACGTCCTCTACAAGGCTCCATCTGAAAACTGGTTCATGGAG GGTGGAATGATTGATGACATCAAAGTCATTGAAGATGACGGCAAAAGCTTCTTTTATCAGCTGTGGTATGAAGGTGATTTTGCTCGCTTTGAAACGCCTCCCAACGTCACCCCATCAGAGGACTGCAAGTATAA GTTCTGTGCCAGCTGCACCAGGATTAAGGAACGAGAGGCACAGGATGTTCCTCATGCCTATGAGCCCCTGGAGGATGAGGAGAGTGACTCTAAAGTCTTCTATGGGTTGGCAAGCCTGAAGGGGGAGCAGTACAAAGTAGGAGACAGTGTCTATCTACCCCCTGAGGCCTTTAATTTTGc GGTGAAGGCTGCAAGCCCAGTGAAGCGTTCTCACAGAAAGGATGATGTTGATGAGGATCTTTACCCAGAATACTACAGGAAGTCCTCTGATTATATAAAGGGCTCAAACCTGGATGCTCCAGAGCCCTTCCGCATTGGCCGCATCAAAGAAATCTTTTGCAGCAAGCGCAGCAATGGAAAGCCAGACACAACCGAGATCAAACTGCGCCTCTATAAGTTCTACAG GCCTGAAAACACTCATAAAGGACCAAAGGGTGCCTACCACTCTGACATAAACGAGGTCTACTGGAGTGATGAAGAGGTAACCGTGAACATGGCGGAGGTGCTGGGCCGCTGTCGTGTGGAGTATGCAGAGGATCTTGTGGAAAATGTGCAGGACTATTCAAGCAGAGGACCTGATCGCTTTTATTTCCGAGAG GCTTATAATGCCAGAAGTAAGGGCTTTGAGGATCCTCCGAATCATGCCCGATCAGCCACGCATAAGGGCAAAGGGAAAGGAAAGGGGAAAG GTAAAGGGAAAGGTAAATCTGCCTCACAGGAATCGCCGGATCAGGAGCCACAAGAGCCGACAGTCCCCAAACTGCGCACACTGGATGTGTTCTCTGGCTGTGGTGGTCTGTCCGAGGGTTTCCATCAAGCAG GTATCTCAGAGACTCATTGGGCCATAGAGATGTGGGATCCTGCCGCTCAGGCCTTCAGGTTGAACAATCCAGGCACCACAGTTTTCACAGAAGACTGCAATGTCCTTTTGAAACTGGTGATGTCCGGAGAGAAGACCAACTCTCTTGGACAGAAGCTGCCACAAAAGGGTGATGTGGAGATGCTCTGTGGTGGGCCGCCCTGCCAAGGTTTCAGTGGAATGAACCGCTTCAATTCACGCACATACTCAAAGTTCAAGAACTCTCTGGTTGTCTCTTATCTGAG TTACTGTGACTACTACAGACCCAAGTTCTTCCTGCTGGAGAATGTGAGGAACTTTGTCTCATTCAAGCGCTCCATGGTACTGAAACTGACACTGCGCTGTCTGGTGCGCATGGGATACCAGTGTACCTTTGGTGTGCTACAG GCTGGGCAGTATGGGGTGGCCCAGACCCGACGCAGGGCTATCATCTTGGCTGCAGCCCCGGGTGAAAAGCTGCCCCGTTACCCTGAACCCCTGCATGTGTTTGCCCCACGCGCATGTTCTCTTAGTGTGGTGGTTGACGAAAAGAAATTTGTCAGCAATGTGACTCG TGGAAATGGCGGCGTTTATCGCACCATCACAGTGCGGGACACAATGTCCGACCTCCCCGAGATCCGTAACGGAGCTGCAGCTCTGGAGATCTCCTACAATGGCGAGCCGCAGTCCTGGTTCCAGAGACACATTCGTGGATCTCAGTACCAGCCCATCCTCAGGGACCACATCTGTAAG GACATGAGCGCCTTGGTCGCGGCCCGCATGCGCCACATTCCTTTGGCTCCTGGTTCTGACTGGAGGGATCTGCCTAATATTGAGGTGCGGCTGCGGGACGGCACCACCACAAAAAAGCTTCGCTACTCCCACTCCGACAAAAAGAATGGCCGAAGTGGCACCGGTGCTTTAAGAGGAGTGTGTTCCTGTGCTGAGG GAAAGCCATGTGACCCTGCagacaggcagttcaacacatTGATTCCTTGGTGTCTGCCTCACACGGGTAACCGCCACAATCACTGGGCTGGTCTGTACGGCCGCCTGGAATGGGACGGATTCTTCAGCACTACGGTGACCAATCCTGAGCCTATGGGAAAACAG GGACGTGTCCTCCACCCTGAGCAGCACCGCGTGGTGAGTGTCAGGGAATGTGCGCGCTCCCAGGGCTTCCCAGACACCTATCGCTTCTTTGGCAACATCCTAGACAAACACAGACAG GTTGGTAATGCTGTGCCTCCACCCCTCTCCAAAGCCATTGGCCTGGAAATCAAGAGGTGTGTGCAGGAGAGGATGAGGGAGAATGCTACag AGCCAGTAAAGCAGGAGAAGATGGAGGTTTGCGACTAA
- the dnmt1 gene encoding DNA (cytosine-5)-methyltransferase 1 isoform X1 encodes MPTRTSLSLPEDVKERLQVLDEGGDSLSDEECVKEKLRLLQEFLLTDTQDQLKILEDKLKSSELSTEVYTSEVKTILKKALGVVKVDDGVEQNGHSNGFSENGSHKDDGEQEGAMDTQEDGDAIKSPSAPKGRGGRRSKADSEPKKSPASTRVTRNSGKQPTILSMFSRVPKRKSDELNGEATNGDAELKTEEDITEEVREEKRLKTEAEKPDTENATNGKIKPVSTAKTPPPKCADCRQYLDDSDLKFFQGDPDDALDEPEMLTDERLSLFDANEDGFESYEDLPQHKITNFSVYDKHGHLCPFDSGLIEKNVELYFSCAVKPIYDDNPCMDGGVPAKKLGPINAWWITGFDGGEKALIGFTTAFADYILMDPSDEYSLIFALMQEKIYMSKIVVEFLQKNQDATYEDLLNKIETTVPPAGLNFNRFTEDTLLRHAQFVVEQVESYDEAGDSDEQPIIVTPCMRDLIKLAGVTLGKRRAARRQAIRHPTKIEKDSKGPTKATTTKLVYQIFDTFFSDQIDQNNKDGGGVKRHRCGVCEVCQAPDCGKCSACKDMIKFGGSGRSKQACQKRRCPNLAVKEAEDDENMDEEEVLPLLKETKKMSQAKKKKQTKNKISWVGEPIKTVGRKEYYMKVRVENEVVEVGDCVSVSPDDPSHPLYLARITALWEDGEKMFHAHWFCRGTDTVLGESSDPLELFLVDECEDMQLSFVSGKVNVLYKAPSENWFMEGGMIDDIKVIEDDGKSFFYQLWYEGDFARFETPPNVTPSEDCKYKFCASCTRIKEREAQDVPHAYEPLEDEESDSKVFYGLASLKGEQYKVGDSVYLPPEAFNFAVKAASPVKRSHRKDDVDEDLYPEYYRKSSDYIKGSNLDAPEPFRIGRIKEIFCSKRSNGKPDTTEIKLRLYKFYRPENTHKGPKGAYHSDINEVYWSDEEVTVNMAEVLGRCRVEYAEDLVENVQDYSSRGPDRFYFREAYNARSKGFEDPPNHARSATHKGKGKGKGKGKGKGKSASQESPDQEPQEPTVPKLRTLDVFSGCGGLSEGFHQAGISETHWAIEMWDPAAQAFRLNNPGTTVFTEDCNVLLKLVMSGEKTNSLGQKLPQKGDVEMLCGGPPCQGFSGMNRFNSRTYSKFKNSLVVSYLSYCDYYRPKFFLLENVRNFVSFKRSMVLKLTLRCLVRMGYQCTFGVLQAGQYGVAQTRRRAIILAAAPGEKLPRYPEPLHVFAPRACSLSVVVDEKKFVSNVTRGNGGVYRTITVRDTMSDLPEIRNGAAALEISYNGEPQSWFQRHIRGSQYQPILRDHICKDMSALVAARMRHIPLAPGSDWRDLPNIEVRLRDGTTTKKLRYSHSDKKNGRSGTGALRGVCSCAEGKPCDPADRQFNTLIPWCLPHTGNRHNHWAGLYGRLEWDGFFSTTVTNPEPMGKQGRVLHPEQHRVVSVRECARSQGFPDTYRFFGNILDKHRQVGNAVPPPLSKAIGLEIKRCVQERMRENATEPVKQEKMEVCD; translated from the exons ATGCCTACCAGGACCTCATTGTCTCTGCCAGAGGATGTCAAGGAACG GCTTCAGGTGTTGGATGAAGGTGGAGACAGTTTGTCAGATGAG GAATGTGTAAAGGAAAAGCTCAGGTTACTGCAGGAGTTCCTGCTCACCGATACTCAGGACCAGCTCAAAATCCTTGAGGACAAGTTAAAGAGCTCTGAGCTTTCCACT GAGGTTTACACATCAGAGGTGAAGACCATACTGAAGAAAGCTTTGGGAGTTGTCAAGGTGGATGATGGTGTGGAGCAGAATGGACATTCAAACGGCTTCTCTGAAAACGGATCACACAAAGACGATGGCGAGCAGGAGGGAGCCATGGATACTCAGGAGGATGGAGATGCTATAAAGTCTCCCAGCGCCCCGAAGGGAAGGGGTGGCCGCCGCAGTAAAGCAGACTCTGAGCCCAAGA AATCTCCAGCCAGTACCAGGGTTACACGCAACTCTGGGAAACAGCCAACCATCCTGTCAATGTTCTCTAGAGT CCCAAAACGCAAGTCTGATGAGTTGAATGGAGAAGCCACAAATGGTGATGCAGAACTTAAGACTGAGGAAGATATTACAGAGGAG GTCCGTGAAGAGAAACGCCTTAAAACAGAAGCAGAGAA GCCTGACACTGAGAATGCCACTAATGGCAAAATCAAGCCTGTGTCCACAGCCAAG ACCCCTCCACCAAAATGTGCCGACTGCAGACAGTATCTGGATGATTCAGACCTAAAGTTCTTCCAGGGAGATCCTGATGATGCT TTGGATGAACCAGAAATGTTGACCGATGAGCGTCTTTCCCTCTTTGATGCAAATGAGGATGGGTTTGAAAGCTATGAAGATCTCCCTCAGCACAAGATCACAAACTTCAG CGTGTATGACAAGCATGGACACCTGTGTCCATTTGACTCTGGCCTCATTGAGAAAAACGTGGAACTGTACTTCAGTTGTGCTGTTAAGCCCATCTACGATGACAACCCATGCATGGATG GTGGGGTTCCTGCCAAGAAGCTTGGTCCCATCAATGCTTGGTGGATCACTGGTTTTGATGGAGGAGAGAAGGCTTTAATTGGCTTCACAACag CATTTGCTGACTACATTCTAATGGACCCCAGTGATGAGTACTCGCTCATTTTTGCTCTGATGCAGGAGAAGATCTACATGAGCAAGATTGTGGTTGAGTTTCTCCAGAAGAACCAGGATGCCACATATGAAGATCTGCTTAACAAAATTGAG ACTACTGTTCCACCTGCTGGGCTCAACTTCAACCGCTTCACTGAGGACACGCTGCTGCGCCATGCCCAGTTTGTGGTGGAGCAGGTGGAGAGCTATGATGAGGCTGGAGACTCAGATGAGCAGCCCATCATTGTCACTCCCTGTATGCGAGATTTGATCAAGCTGGCTGGTGTTACTTTGGGAAAGAG gaGAGCAGCCAGAAGGCAAGCCATTCGTCATCCCACCAAGATTGAGAAGGACAGCAAGGGGCCGACTAAGGCCACCACAACTAAACTAGTTTACCAGATCTTCGACACATTTTTCTCAGATCAAATTGACCAGAACAATAAGGATGGAGGTGGTGTGAAGAGACATCGGTGTGGTGTCTGTGAG GTGTGTCAAGCGCCAGATTGTGGCAAGTGTTCGGCATGTAAGGATATGATCAAGTTTGGCGGCAGTGGCAGAAGTAAACAGGCCTGTCAGAAGAGGAG ATGTCCCAACCTGGCAGTGAAAGAAGCTGAGGATGATGAGAATATGGATGAGGAGGAAGTGTTGCCACTTCTTAAAGAGACAAAGAAAATGTCTCAGGCCAAGAAAAAGAAACAGACCAAGAATAAGATCAGCTGGGTGGGAGAGCCCATTAAG ACTGTGGGAAGGAAAGAATACTACATGAAAGTGCGTGTGGAGAATGAAGTGGTGGAAGTGGGAGATTGCGTGTCTGTCAGCCCTGATGACCCATCACACCCCCTTTACTTGGCCAG GATTACGGCATTGTGGGAGGATGGTGAGAAGATGTTTCACGCCCACTGGTTCTGCCGTGGCACTGATACTGTGCTTGGAGAGTCATCTGACCCTCTTGAGCTCTTCCTTGTGGATGAGTGTGAAGACATGCAGCTTAGTTTTGTCAGTGGCAAGGTCAACGTCCTCTACAAGGCTCCATCTGAAAACTGGTTCATGGAG GGTGGAATGATTGATGACATCAAAGTCATTGAAGATGACGGCAAAAGCTTCTTTTATCAGCTGTGGTATGAAGGTGATTTTGCTCGCTTTGAAACGCCTCCCAACGTCACCCCATCAGAGGACTGCAAGTATAA GTTCTGTGCCAGCTGCACCAGGATTAAGGAACGAGAGGCACAGGATGTTCCTCATGCCTATGAGCCCCTGGAGGATGAGGAGAGTGACTCTAAAGTCTTCTATGGGTTGGCAAGCCTGAAGGGGGAGCAGTACAAAGTAGGAGACAGTGTCTATCTACCCCCTGAGGCCTTTAATTTTGc GGTGAAGGCTGCAAGCCCAGTGAAGCGTTCTCACAGAAAGGATGATGTTGATGAGGATCTTTACCCAGAATACTACAGGAAGTCCTCTGATTATATAAAGGGCTCAAACCTGGATGCTCCAGAGCCCTTCCGCATTGGCCGCATCAAAGAAATCTTTTGCAGCAAGCGCAGCAATGGAAAGCCAGACACAACCGAGATCAAACTGCGCCTCTATAAGTTCTACAG GCCTGAAAACACTCATAAAGGACCAAAGGGTGCCTACCACTCTGACATAAACGAGGTCTACTGGAGTGATGAAGAGGTAACCGTGAACATGGCGGAGGTGCTGGGCCGCTGTCGTGTGGAGTATGCAGAGGATCTTGTGGAAAATGTGCAGGACTATTCAAGCAGAGGACCTGATCGCTTTTATTTCCGAGAG GCTTATAATGCCAGAAGTAAGGGCTTTGAGGATCCTCCGAATCATGCCCGATCAGCCACGCATAAGGGCAAAGGGAAAGGAAAGGGGAAAG GTAAAGGGAAAGGTAAATCTGCCTCACAGGAATCGCCGGATCAGGAGCCACAAGAGCCGACAGTCCCCAAACTGCGCACACTGGATGTGTTCTCTGGCTGTGGTGGTCTGTCCGAGGGTTTCCATCAAGCAG GTATCTCAGAGACTCATTGGGCCATAGAGATGTGGGATCCTGCCGCTCAGGCCTTCAGGTTGAACAATCCAGGCACCACAGTTTTCACAGAAGACTGCAATGTCCTTTTGAAACTGGTGATGTCCGGAGAGAAGACCAACTCTCTTGGACAGAAGCTGCCACAAAAGGGTGATGTGGAGATGCTCTGTGGTGGGCCGCCCTGCCAAGGTTTCAGTGGAATGAACCGCTTCAATTCACGCACATACTCAAAGTTCAAGAACTCTCTGGTTGTCTCTTATCTGAG TTACTGTGACTACTACAGACCCAAGTTCTTCCTGCTGGAGAATGTGAGGAACTTTGTCTCATTCAAGCGCTCCATGGTACTGAAACTGACACTGCGCTGTCTGGTGCGCATGGGATACCAGTGTACCTTTGGTGTGCTACAG GCTGGGCAGTATGGGGTGGCCCAGACCCGACGCAGGGCTATCATCTTGGCTGCAGCCCCGGGTGAAAAGCTGCCCCGTTACCCTGAACCCCTGCATGTGTTTGCCCCACGCGCATGTTCTCTTAGTGTGGTGGTTGACGAAAAGAAATTTGTCAGCAATGTGACTCG TGGAAATGGCGGCGTTTATCGCACCATCACAGTGCGGGACACAATGTCCGACCTCCCCGAGATCCGTAACGGAGCTGCAGCTCTGGAGATCTCCTACAATGGCGAGCCGCAGTCCTGGTTCCAGAGACACATTCGTGGATCTCAGTACCAGCCCATCCTCAGGGACCACATCTGTAAG GACATGAGCGCCTTGGTCGCGGCCCGCATGCGCCACATTCCTTTGGCTCCTGGTTCTGACTGGAGGGATCTGCCTAATATTGAGGTGCGGCTGCGGGACGGCACCACCACAAAAAAGCTTCGCTACTCCCACTCCGACAAAAAGAATGGCCGAAGTGGCACCGGTGCTTTAAGAGGAGTGTGTTCCTGTGCTGAGG GAAAGCCATGTGACCCTGCagacaggcagttcaacacatTGATTCCTTGGTGTCTGCCTCACACGGGTAACCGCCACAATCACTGGGCTGGTCTGTACGGCCGCCTGGAATGGGACGGATTCTTCAGCACTACGGTGACCAATCCTGAGCCTATGGGAAAACAG GGACGTGTCCTCCACCCTGAGCAGCACCGCGTGGTGAGTGTCAGGGAATGTGCGCGCTCCCAGGGCTTCCCAGACACCTATCGCTTCTTTGGCAACATCCTAGACAAACACAGACAG GTTGGTAATGCTGTGCCTCCACCCCTCTCCAAAGCCATTGGCCTGGAAATCAAGAGGTGTGTGCAGGAGAGGATGAGGGAGAATGCTACag AGCCAGTAAAGCAGGAGAAGATGGAGGTTTGCGACTAA